The Rubricoccus marinus nucleotide sequence AGGGCGAGAACCGGAAGGAGGGGACGATCGAGAACAGCCAAATCATCGAGCCGGTTTTTATCGGCGAGGGCGCGACGGTCAAGGACTCCGTGGTGGGTCCGTACGTCGCCATCCACAGCGGCGCGACGGTCACAGAGTCCGCCGTCCGCGACACGATCGTCTTCGGCGACTCAACCATCGACAGCACAGCGCTCGAAGGGTCGCTCGTGGGCCACAACGCCCACGTGCGGGGCTTTGCCGGCACGCTCAACATCGGCGATCACGCGACCGTCGGACCGGAGGAGTAGCCTCTGGCGGGTCGACCTTGTCCGCGCCAGAGGCCTCTGGCGCGGGCCCGACGCCTCTGGCACACCTGCGAAAGCGGGGGCGCCAGAGGCGTTTTGTGTGGCTATGTCTCCGCAGGGCGTTCGGCTGCACCCACCGCCGGCGCCAGAGGCCAAACCGACGTTTCACGTGGGGGCGGAAGCAGCGCGCCCGTTCGCGCGTAGGCTCCCGCGATGACCGACTCCATCCAGCTTCACCCCGCCGACGCCGAAGCGCGCCTGGGCTTCGACACGATCCGCGCCCGGCTTCTGGCGCACGCGCGCACGCCGTACGGCCGCGAGAAGCTGGAGGCGCTCCAGCCTGTTGCCGACGTGGACGCTGTGGCGGCGCCTCTGGCGCGAGCAGGAGAGATGCAGAGCGCCGTCGCCAGCGGCTCGCCCGTGCCCGTCCGCGAGACGGCCGACATCCGCGCGACGTTGCGTCGACTCGGCCCCAAAGGCTCACGCGTCTCGGGCGAGGAACTGGCTGACGTACGCCACACGCTCGAAACGCTCCGCGCGCTCCACGACGATTTGCACGGACGCCAGAGGCATGCGCCCGCGCTCTGGCAGATCGGGCAACGCGTGGTGGTCATCAAAGCGCTGGAGGACCGCATCTTCCGCACGATCGATGAGAATGGGGAGGTGCGGGACGACGCGAGCCCCGAGCTTTCGCGCTTGGCGCGCGCGATCCAGAACGCCGAGGGGCAGGTGCGCAGCGCCGTCCAACGAGCGCTTCGCGAGGCGACCGCCCAGGGCTGGGCGACCGAGGACCAACCGACGATCCGCGGCGGGCGCGCGGTGATTCCGGTCCGCGCCGAGGCGAAGCGCAAGATCAAGGGCTTCGTACAAGACGTTTCCAGCACGGGGCAGACCGTGTTCGTGGAGCCCGCGGCGGCCGTCGAGATCAACAACGAGATCCGTGAGCTTCAGGTCGCCAGAGGCTACGAGATCGAGCGGATCCTGGCGGAGGTGAGCGCGCACCTGCGCCACCACCGTCCTGAGATCGAGCGGAGCCTGGAGGCTCTTGCCACGCTGGACGCGGCGCACGCAGCGGGACGGCTCGCGCACGACCTGGGCGCCATCGTGCCAGAGGTCGCCAGCGCGGGCGCGATGCGGCTTGTCGGCGCGCGAAATCCGGTGCTGATGCTACACGTGGCCTCTGGCGAGGGGCGGGGAGGGAAGGAGGCCTCTGGCGCCAGAGGCTCGGAAGCGGCAGGGGAGCCTGCCGCGCGAGCGGCCCGCGACGTGGTGCCGCTGGACCTGAGCCTGGGCGACGAGCACGTCACGCTTGTGGTGACGGGACCGAACGCGGGCGGCAAATCCGTCGCGCTGAAGACGGTTGGCCTGTTCGCGCTCATGGGGGCCTGTGGCCTCCCGGTCCCCGCCGCGCCTGGCACGCGGCTCGTGCTGCCGACGCGGATCTTCGTGGACGTAGGCGACCGGCAGTCCATCGAGGACGACCTCTCGACGTTTACGAGCCACCTGCAGACGATGCGGCGGGTGCTGGAGGAGGCCGACGAGCGCTCGCTCGTGCTTATCGACGAGGCGGGAACGGGGACGGATCCGGCCGAGGGCGGCGCGATCGCGGAGTCCGTGCTGCGCCGCCTCACGCAGCGCCGCGCGATGACCGTCGCGACGACGCACGTCGGCGCGCTCAAAGCATTCGCGCACGACACGCCCGGGGCTGAGAACGCGAGCATGGAGTTCTCGCGCCAGAGGCTGGAGCCGACGTACCGGTTCCAGACCGGCATTCCGGGCTCGTCGTACGCCTTCGAGATCGCGCGGCGCGTGGGGCTGGACGGACCGGTGATCGACGAGGCGCGCGCCAAGGTGGGCGAGAGCGCGGCGCGGCTCGAAGACTTGCTCGCCGAGGCGGAGTCCCGGGCCGAGGAGGCCGAGCGGACCCGCGCCGAGGCAGAGATCCAACTCAAGGAGGCCAACCGCGTCCGCGCGGACTACGAGCAGCGCCTGGAGAAACACCGCGCCGAGCGCGACGCCATCAAGGCCGCCGCTCTCGCCGACGCCGACTCCATCCTGCGCGACGCCAACGCCGCCGTGGAGCGCGCCGTCCGGGAGATCAAGGAGGCCGAGGCCGAGAAGGAGGCCACGCAACTCGCTCGCCAGAGGCTCGCCGAGACGAAGGAAACCGTCCAGCGGCGCTCGCGCAACGTGGACAAGCGCCGCAAACGCCGCGCGCCGAGTACTCCGGGCGGCGCCCTGCTCGGCCCCGCCTCTGGCGCGAAGGCCGCCGGTGCGCCGGCCTCTAGCGGTCCCATCGCAGTAGGCGACCAGGTGCGGATCGACGGCAACGGCGCCTCTGGCGAGGTGCTGGAGCTGACCGGCAAGGAAGCGGTGATCGCGCTGGGCGCGCTCACAAGCCGCGTCAAGCTGAAGCGGCTCACCAAGGTGGGCGGGCGCAAAGAGCAGAAGGTGTTCGTCAAAGGCGGCGGCGCGCACGAGCCGCTGCCCATCACGCGGGCGCGCGTCAAGGTGGACCTCCGCGGCCAGCGCGTGGAAGACGCGCTCCAAGAAGTGGAGCGGTTCGTGGACGAAGGCATCGCGGCCGGGTTGCCCAGCGTCGAGATCCTACACGGCAAGGGGACAGGAGCGCTGCGGCAGGCCATCCAGAACCAACTCGCGCGTCGGCGCGACATCGTCGGCTTCGAGGCGGCGGAGTGGGACCAGGGCGGCGACGGCGTGACCGTCGTGCGGCTGGCGTGACGGGGCCACTGGCGCCTGTGACGGACAGCCTGGAGGTCCGGTGGTTCTTCCGCGGGCCTCTGGCGCCAGAGGCCGGGGCGTGGTTCGCGTCGCTCGGGCCCGACGTCGCGGACGAGACGCGGACGGACCGCTACCTCGTGCCAGCGGAGAGCGACGATCTGGGCCTCAAGATCCGAGAGGGGACCGTCCAGGCCAAGCAGCGCGTCGGCGCGTTCGGCACGCGGCCTTTGGCGCCGGGCGCGCGCGGCGGCGTCGAGGCGTGGCGGAAGTGGACGCTGGGATCGGCCGGTACGGTGCCGGGCGAAGGCTGGATCGACGTGGCGAAATCGCGGCGCCAGAGGCCGGTGGTCTTGCTGGGCCGGCACGCCCGGTGCGCCCTCGAACTCAGCGAACTCGACGCCCGCGGCGAGGCGTGGTGGTCCGTCTGCCTGGAGGCCTCTGGCGCGAGCCCGCGCGCGCGGTGGATGGCGCTTCGCGAGAGCGCCCGGCTGTGGCTCCGCACGGCGCCAAGCCTCAACGAGGAGCACGCGATGGGCTACCCGGCGTGGTTGCGCCGTTTCGCAGGCTGAGCACGGCACGGGACACCCTGTCCGATATGGAGACCGGCGCCAGCGGCCCAAACGTGCCGTGCAGCCACATTGCGCACGGCGCGATCTGCGGCCTACCTTTTGCTGTGCCTCCGACGTCCGACCCCGTCGCCACGTCCCCTATTCTGTGAGCGTACCCCAT carries:
- a CDS encoding endonuclease MutS2; translation: MTDSIQLHPADAEARLGFDTIRARLLAHARTPYGREKLEALQPVADVDAVAAPLARAGEMQSAVASGSPVPVRETADIRATLRRLGPKGSRVSGEELADVRHTLETLRALHDDLHGRQRHAPALWQIGQRVVVIKALEDRIFRTIDENGEVRDDASPELSRLARAIQNAEGQVRSAVQRALREATAQGWATEDQPTIRGGRAVIPVRAEAKRKIKGFVQDVSSTGQTVFVEPAAAVEINNEIRELQVARGYEIERILAEVSAHLRHHRPEIERSLEALATLDAAHAAGRLAHDLGAIVPEVASAGAMRLVGARNPVLMLHVASGEGRGGKEASGARGSEAAGEPAARAARDVVPLDLSLGDEHVTLVVTGPNAGGKSVALKTVGLFALMGACGLPVPAAPGTRLVLPTRIFVDVGDRQSIEDDLSTFTSHLQTMRRVLEEADERSLVLIDEAGTGTDPAEGGAIAESVLRRLTQRRAMTVATTHVGALKAFAHDTPGAENASMEFSRQRLEPTYRFQTGIPGSSYAFEIARRVGLDGPVIDEARAKVGESAARLEDLLAEAESRAEEAERTRAEAEIQLKEANRVRADYEQRLEKHRAERDAIKAAALADADSILRDANAAVERAVREIKEAEAEKEATQLARQRLAETKETVQRRSRNVDKRRKRRAPSTPGGALLGPASGAKAAGAPASSGPIAVGDQVRIDGNGASGEVLELTGKEAVIALGALTSRVKLKRLTKVGGRKEQKVFVKGGGAHEPLPITRARVKVDLRGQRVEDALQEVERFVDEGIAAGLPSVEILHGKGTGALRQAIQNQLARRRDIVGFEAAEWDQGGDGVTVVRLA